Proteins encoded within one genomic window of Streptomyces sp. NBC_01314:
- a CDS encoding helix-turn-helix transcriptional regulator: MDRSTEIREFLRTRRARVTPEQAGLAPHPGARRVPGLRREEVAQLAGVSVDYYVRLERGRTQGVSQTVLDAVARALQLDDTERAHLFDLAQPTAARARSRRPLAPQRVRPAVYRALDALAVPAMVQGRRMDILAANRLGYALIADFQARPHRERNAARFVFLDEAAPALYTDWERVAGDCVATLRLYAGRHPDDPQLTELIGELSLHSDTFRRLWADHDVLAHTTGSKRLHHPLVGDLTLEYVVLAVEGDADQNLIIYTPEPASPSAEAIGILASWTNAPTAASLAPEQAHKPAD; encoded by the coding sequence ATGGACCGCAGCACCGAGATCCGTGAGTTCCTGCGCACCCGCCGGGCCCGGGTCACCCCCGAGCAGGCCGGCCTCGCCCCGCACCCGGGCGCCCGTCGGGTGCCGGGGCTGCGCCGCGAGGAGGTCGCCCAGCTCGCCGGGGTCAGCGTCGACTACTACGTCCGCCTGGAGCGGGGCCGAACCCAGGGCGTCTCCCAAACCGTCCTGGATGCCGTAGCCCGCGCCCTGCAGCTGGACGACACCGAACGTGCCCACCTCTTTGACCTCGCCCAGCCCACCGCGGCCCGCGCACGGAGCCGGCGGCCACTGGCGCCGCAGCGCGTGCGCCCGGCCGTGTACCGGGCGCTGGACGCGCTCGCCGTCCCCGCCATGGTGCAGGGGCGGCGCATGGACATCCTGGCGGCGAACCGACTCGGTTACGCCCTCATCGCGGACTTCCAGGCCCGGCCCCACCGTGAGCGCAACGCCGCACGCTTCGTCTTCCTCGACGAGGCCGCCCCCGCGTTGTACACCGACTGGGAACGGGTCGCCGGGGACTGTGTGGCCACGCTGCGCCTGTACGCCGGACGCCATCCCGACGACCCGCAGCTCACCGAGCTGATCGGCGAGCTGTCCCTGCACAGCGACACCTTCCGCCGTCTGTGGGCCGACCACGACGTCCTCGCCCACACCACCGGCAGTAAACGGCTCCACCACCCGCTCGTCGGCGACCTCACCCTCGAGTACGTCGTCCTCGCCGTCGAAGGCGACGCAGACCAGAACCTCATCATCTACACCCCCGAACCCGCGTCCCCCTCCGCCGAGGCCATCGGCATCCTCGCCAGCTGGACCAACGCCCCCACTGCCGCATCACTCGCCCCCGAACAGGCACACAAACCAGCCGACTGA
- a CDS encoding TetR family transcriptional regulator — protein MGSNGRIRGSGDGRERILVAALEVFSARGFRAGSLNDIAEAAGLTRAGLLHYYPSKQAVLLALLEHRDAELQVAEPELGMTLLEVLENMDTFTARAVGDRAMVQLAHILTAEASGEEHPAREWVARRYATLRGALADAVRRSVDAGELRSDVDPEAFAALVLAVGEGAENQWLVSPDAVDPVTVIRQLRLLCEAARP, from the coding sequence ATGGGCAGCAACGGCCGCATCCGCGGCTCAGGCGACGGGCGCGAGCGCATTCTCGTAGCGGCACTGGAAGTGTTCTCCGCACGGGGCTTCCGCGCGGGAAGCCTCAATGACATCGCGGAGGCGGCAGGGCTGACGCGGGCCGGGCTGCTCCACTACTACCCGAGCAAGCAGGCCGTACTGCTGGCGCTTCTGGAGCATCGGGACGCCGAGTTGCAGGTCGCCGAGCCCGAGCTGGGGATGACGCTGCTGGAGGTCCTGGAGAACATGGACACGTTCACCGCTCGGGCCGTCGGAGACCGGGCAATGGTCCAGCTCGCGCACATCCTCACCGCGGAGGCCTCGGGCGAGGAGCACCCGGCCAGGGAGTGGGTCGCCCGGCGGTACGCGACGTTGCGTGGCGCGCTGGCGGATGCCGTACGGCGCTCGGTGGACGCCGGTGAACTGCGTTCTGACGTGGACCCGGAGGCGTTCGCGGCGCTCGTCCTGGCCGTGGGCGAGGGGGCGGAGAACCAGTGGCTGGTGAGCCCGGACGCGGTGGATCCGGTCACGGTGATTCGGCAGTTGCGCCTGCTGTGCGAGGCGGCCCGGCCCTGA
- a CDS encoding LacI family DNA-binding transcriptional regulator: MNIGEIAKRAGVSRSTVSYALSGKRPVSEDTRQKVQRVIDELGYQPNASARALANGRTNTIGLVFPPAGNHYTGMQLDFIGSVTEAAAAYDYDVLLSPSGVDSDRSFQRLLGERRVDGAILMEIRLRDDRLDHLTAVDFPSVAIGRTAHPEGSWWVGLDHTALAAACVHHLADLGHRRVAFVNRPEQLLRAGYESAHRGLEGFTKAAAERGLTVRTYCCEDDAASGLACLERILHDDPATTALVTLNEAALGGLYRGLVQAGRHVPRDFSVTGVVASRWAETVTPQLTAADVPAEQMGRLAVELLVERLDHPDAPARNHLLAPPISLRASTAPAGTRPADPAPDFGVQTHP, encoded by the coding sequence GTGAACATCGGTGAGATCGCCAAGCGGGCCGGTGTTTCGCGGAGCACCGTGTCGTATGCCCTGAGCGGGAAGCGTCCGGTGTCCGAGGACACCCGGCAGAAGGTCCAGCGGGTCATCGACGAGCTGGGTTACCAGCCCAATGCCAGTGCGCGGGCGCTGGCCAACGGCCGGACCAACACCATCGGTCTGGTCTTCCCGCCGGCCGGGAACCACTACACCGGCATGCAGCTGGACTTCATCGGCAGCGTCACCGAGGCCGCCGCGGCCTACGACTACGACGTACTGCTCTCTCCGAGCGGTGTGGACAGCGACCGCTCGTTCCAGCGGCTGCTGGGCGAGCGGCGGGTCGACGGCGCGATCCTGATGGAGATCCGACTGCGGGACGACCGGCTCGACCACCTCACCGCGGTGGATTTCCCCTCCGTCGCCATCGGCCGCACCGCCCACCCCGAGGGCAGCTGGTGGGTGGGCCTGGACCACACGGCCCTGGCGGCGGCCTGTGTGCACCACCTGGCGGACCTGGGTCACCGTCGGGTGGCCTTCGTCAACCGGCCCGAGCAGCTCCTACGGGCCGGGTACGAGTCCGCCCACCGGGGACTCGAGGGGTTCACCAAGGCCGCGGCGGAACGCGGTCTGACCGTCCGGACGTACTGCTGCGAGGACGACGCCGCCTCGGGCCTCGCCTGTCTGGAGCGGATCCTGCACGACGACCCCGCCACCACGGCCCTGGTCACCTTGAACGAGGCCGCGCTCGGCGGCCTCTACCGGGGGCTGGTCCAGGCCGGCCGCCATGTGCCACGCGACTTCTCCGTCACCGGAGTGGTGGCCAGCAGGTGGGCGGAGACGGTGACCCCGCAGCTCACCGCGGCGGACGTACCGGCGGAACAGATGGGCCGCCTCGCCGTCGAGCTGCTCGTGGAGCGGCTCGACCACCCCGACGCACCGGCCCGGAATCACCTGCTCGCGCCGCCGATCTCGTTGCGCGCCAGCACCGCACCCGCCGGCACCAGGCCCGCCGACCCGGCTCCGGACTTCGGCGTCCAGACGCACCCCTGA
- a CDS encoding cellulosome protein, producing MLAVPSAGPAQAAGPEQLVIDLATDTGAFHGGASGSLYGIYGDGAPSRNLIEGMNLRTVSTKAQDGPQHPGADALEILPPFVDSGGKDVYIYMTDIYRGFPYQWPGANGPERLADFKEKIKKQVAQVRTTGDYQDHVVYVPFNEPEGNMFGSGAWSYNNVSWLNDPQYFFEAWKETYRLIKSLDPDARIAGPNTSLLFDQVKGFLQYAKANDVVPDVMTWHELSSPAAVRTSVAKYRRWEKEVGIDPLPINVNEYGHNYHLSVPGQVVQWVSAIEESKIDADLAYWNIDGNLNDSAVDANKGNGQWWLFNAYGQMSGHTVQVTAPHPNQQYTLQGVATLDADKKQSRAIFGGKSGDADIVFDNIDPKLFGKTVHATVQEIPWTGQVGDSAQPQRLADQEVTVGADGTVTLPMTGMNEMSAYQVILSPGGNGGEPAEPSVSWRKSYEAENATYTGGGYSKNGPEGTPSNVGKFATSGNYNVGGLRTGSDGVLAFDVDVPQDGTYDLSVFANSYNLDGRVKEQGPTNVFLRVDGKDPQELRLTLGYKWVVWGHTDTTVKLTAGKHRITLSAKDADLGVTKGDAIIDKIDLALRDEHVIQPAIYEAEYATLTGTRPGYSYPEASGPGAVPLPTDASATFWVHSPTDGEATVSLDHLGGGRASLSLNGEELDVPRIGNGKPRTETVRMFLSAGINKITVTGTSRDLVLDRLRVSPSQGTLVPTVYQAEDGSASGAAKATEAYTFAAGGKSVTDIGNGTANALTIDVVAARSGRHAVTIRYSNAEQLPATHYNPDPIARHADISVNNGPAHRALFPTTFHFNSFRDLTVPLTLKKGTNRITFTAEELPDFDGDTYNQLDQRSPYAPVIDQIAVTPLTEK from the coding sequence ATGCTCGCCGTGCCCTCCGCGGGCCCGGCACAGGCGGCCGGTCCGGAACAGCTCGTCATCGACCTGGCCACCGACACCGGTGCCTTCCACGGCGGGGCGAGCGGCTCGTTGTACGGGATCTACGGCGACGGGGCGCCCAGCCGCAACCTCATCGAGGGCATGAACCTGCGCACGGTGTCCACCAAGGCGCAGGACGGTCCGCAGCACCCGGGTGCGGACGCCCTGGAGATCCTGCCCCCGTTCGTGGACTCCGGCGGCAAGGACGTCTACATCTACATGACCGACATCTACCGCGGGTTCCCGTACCAGTGGCCGGGCGCCAACGGCCCCGAACGGCTCGCGGACTTCAAGGAGAAGATCAAAAAGCAGGTCGCCCAGGTCAGGACGACAGGCGACTACCAGGACCACGTCGTCTACGTCCCCTTCAACGAACCCGAGGGGAACATGTTCGGCTCGGGCGCGTGGAGCTACAACAACGTCTCCTGGCTGAACGATCCGCAGTACTTCTTCGAGGCGTGGAAGGAGACCTACCGCCTCATCAAGAGCCTGGACCCGGACGCGCGGATCGCGGGCCCGAACACCTCCCTCCTCTTCGACCAGGTCAAGGGCTTCCTGCAGTACGCCAAGGCCAACGACGTCGTCCCGGACGTGATGACCTGGCACGAGCTGTCCAGCCCCGCCGCGGTCCGCACCAGCGTCGCGAAGTACCGGCGGTGGGAGAAGGAGGTCGGTATCGACCCGCTGCCGATCAATGTCAACGAGTACGGCCACAACTACCACTTGTCCGTGCCCGGCCAGGTCGTCCAGTGGGTCTCCGCCATCGAGGAGTCGAAGATCGACGCCGACCTGGCGTACTGGAACATCGACGGCAACCTCAACGACTCGGCCGTCGACGCCAACAAGGGCAACGGCCAGTGGTGGCTGTTCAACGCCTACGGCCAGATGTCCGGACACACCGTCCAGGTGACCGCTCCCCATCCGAACCAGCAGTACACCCTCCAGGGCGTGGCCACGCTGGACGCCGACAAGAAGCAGTCCCGGGCGATCTTCGGCGGCAAGAGCGGCGACGCGGACATCGTCTTCGACAACATCGACCCGAAGCTGTTCGGGAAGACGGTGCACGCCACCGTGCAGGAGATCCCGTGGACCGGGCAGGTCGGTGACTCGGCCCAGCCCCAGCGACTGGCGGACCAGGAGGTCACCGTCGGCGCGGACGGCACGGTGACCCTGCCGATGACCGGCATGAACGAGATGTCCGCCTACCAGGTCATCCTCTCCCCCGGCGGGAACGGCGGAGAGCCGGCCGAGCCCTCCGTCAGCTGGCGGAAGTCCTACGAGGCGGAGAACGCCACCTACACCGGCGGCGGCTACTCCAAGAACGGTCCCGAGGGCACACCCTCCAACGTCGGCAAGTTCGCGACAAGCGGCAACTACAACGTCGGCGGACTGCGCACCGGCTCCGACGGCGTGCTCGCCTTCGACGTGGACGTACCGCAGGACGGCACCTACGACCTGAGCGTCTTCGCCAACTCCTACAACCTGGACGGCCGGGTGAAGGAACAGGGCCCCACCAACGTCTTCCTGCGCGTCGACGGCAAGGACCCGCAGGAGCTGCGCCTGACGCTCGGTTACAAGTGGGTGGTCTGGGGGCACACCGACACCACCGTGAAGCTGACCGCCGGCAAGCACAGGATCACGCTTTCCGCGAAGGACGCGGACCTGGGCGTCACCAAGGGCGACGCCATCATCGACAAGATCGACCTGGCCCTGCGCGACGAGCACGTCATCCAGCCGGCGATCTACGAGGCCGAGTACGCCACGCTCACCGGAACCCGGCCCGGTTACAGCTACCCCGAGGCCTCCGGGCCGGGCGCGGTGCCGCTGCCCACGGACGCCTCCGCGACCTTCTGGGTCCACTCCCCCACCGACGGTGAGGCCACCGTCTCCCTCGACCACCTCGGCGGCGGCCGGGCAAGCCTGTCACTCAACGGCGAGGAACTCGACGTCCCCCGGATCGGAAACGGCAAGCCGCGCACGGAGACGGTCAGGATGTTCCTGTCCGCGGGCATCAACAAGATCACCGTCACCGGCACCTCCCGCGACCTGGTCCTCGACCGGCTGCGGGTGTCGCCCTCGCAGGGCACGCTGGTACCCACCGTCTACCAGGCGGAGGACGGCAGCGCCTCCGGGGCCGCCAAGGCCACCGAGGCGTACACCTTCGCCGCAGGCGGCAAGTCCGTCACCGACATCGGCAACGGGACCGCCAACGCCCTCACCATCGACGTGGTGGCCGCCAGATCCGGACGGCACGCGGTGACCATCCGCTACTCCAACGCCGAACAGCTCCCCGCCACCCACTACAACCCCGACCCGATCGCCCGCCACGCCGACATCTCGGTCAACAACGGCCCGGCCCACAGGGCCCTGTTCCCGACCACCTTCCACTTCAACAGCTTCCGGGACCTGACCGTCCCCCTCACCCTGAAGAAGGGCACGAACCGGATCACCTTCACGGCCGAGGAACTGCCCGACTTCGACGGCGACACCTACAACCAGCTCGACCAGCGATCCCCCTACGCCCCGGTGATCGACCAGATCGCCGTCACACCGCTGACGGAGAAGTAG
- a CDS encoding aldo/keto reductase — protein sequence MKHVSLGGLDVSRIGLGAMTMAGTYTTGGGLDDSESIRTIHRALDLGVTHIDTAEIYGPFHSEELVGKAIKGRRDDVVVATKFGLVSHAGGGPGVTDSSAANVRTAVEGSLKRLGTDHIDLYYQHRVDRSTPIEETVGALAELVAEGKVRHIGLSEAGPQTIRRAHAVHPVAALQTEYSLWTRDVEAEILPLLRELGIGFVPYSPLGHGLLTGQIRTVDDFADDDWRKSNPRFIGENFQRNLRIVDEVQAIGAEIGATPAQTALAWLLTRGDDIAPIPGTRRVARVEENTAADGIELTAAQLDRLNNLTPASGERHNEASMAGIEG from the coding sequence ATGAAGCACGTATCGCTGGGCGGACTGGATGTCTCGCGCATCGGTCTGGGAGCCATGACCATGGCCGGCACCTACACCACCGGCGGAGGACTCGACGACTCCGAGTCGATCCGCACCATCCACCGGGCACTGGACCTCGGGGTCACCCACATCGACACCGCCGAGATCTATGGCCCCTTCCACAGCGAGGAACTCGTCGGCAAGGCCATCAAGGGCCGGCGTGACGACGTCGTCGTGGCGACGAAGTTCGGGCTCGTCTCCCACGCCGGTGGCGGCCCCGGTGTCACCGACAGCAGCGCCGCCAACGTGAGGACCGCCGTCGAGGGCTCCCTCAAGCGGCTGGGCACCGACCACATCGACCTGTACTACCAGCACCGCGTCGACCGGAGCACGCCCATCGAGGAGACCGTCGGCGCGCTGGCCGAGCTGGTCGCCGAGGGCAAGGTGCGCCACATCGGGCTTTCCGAGGCCGGCCCCCAGACGATCCGCCGCGCGCACGCAGTGCACCCGGTGGCCGCACTGCAGACCGAGTACTCGTTGTGGACCCGCGACGTCGAGGCCGAGATCCTGCCGCTACTGCGCGAGCTCGGCATCGGCTTCGTTCCGTACTCGCCGCTCGGGCACGGCCTGCTGACCGGGCAGATCCGCACGGTCGACGACTTCGCCGACGACGACTGGCGCAAGTCCAACCCGCGTTTCATCGGCGAGAACTTCCAGCGCAACCTGCGCATCGTCGACGAAGTCCAGGCCATCGGCGCCGAGATCGGAGCCACCCCCGCGCAGACCGCGCTGGCATGGCTGCTGACCCGCGGCGACGACATCGCCCCCATCCCTGGCACCCGGAGGGTCGCGCGGGTCGAGGAGAACACCGCCGCCGACGGCATCGAGCTCACCGCCGCGCAGCTCGACCGCCTGAACAACCTCACCCCCGCGTCGGGCGAGCGCCACAACGAGGCGAGCATGGCCGGCATCGAAGGCTGA
- a CDS encoding PaaI family thioesterase — MREHPAQEQQEASPQTQARVRDSFARQGLMRHLGAEITEIAPGRVRIVLPSRPEVTQQHGYIHAGATSAIADSAGGYAALTLFPENSEGLTVEYKLNLLSPALGDQIEAVGTVLKSGRTLTVCRLEVFGIRDGQAKLVATGQQTMIRVDTLAP; from the coding sequence ATGCGAGAGCACCCCGCGCAGGAACAGCAAGAAGCGAGCCCTCAGACTCAGGCGCGCGTCCGGGACAGCTTCGCCCGCCAGGGCCTAATGCGCCACCTCGGCGCTGAGATCACCGAAATTGCCCCGGGCCGTGTTCGTATCGTCCTGCCAAGCCGACCCGAAGTGACCCAGCAGCACGGCTATATCCACGCTGGCGCCACCAGCGCCATTGCGGATAGTGCCGGCGGCTATGCCGCACTCACCCTGTTCCCCGAGAACAGCGAAGGCCTCACCGTCGAGTACAAGCTCAACCTCCTCTCGCCCGCCCTTGGCGATCAGATCGAAGCGGTGGGCACGGTCTTGAAGTCAGGACGTACGCTCACCGTGTGCCGACTGGAAGTGTTCGGAATACGCGACGGGCAGGCCAAGCTCGTCGCGACCGGTCAGCAAACCATGATCCGCGTGGACACCCTTGCACCGTAG
- a CDS encoding metallophosphoesterase → MVIPLVWIALLTAFGALHLYAWRRLVRDTTLPGSLLRRAGSSVFVAGPLLTVGALAAETRAPFLLERSLAWPGYLWMALFLYLVLALLAGEAVRPVLRRLLVRRDTGTHEDTPVAVGTAAAQPGGSRADRNPELVASAQPRLVTDAHGGSGTVAPDIAAPETVAERPRTPEAGSPPRSGTATTSRRLFVSRVVGGTAAAVAVGTVGRGTYSVLRGPKVKRLTVPLAKLPRSAHGFRIALVSDIHLGPVLGRGFAQRVVDTINATQPDLIAVVGDLVDGSVEDLGRAAEPLSQLRARHGAFFVTGNHEYFSGAEQWVEKVRDLGLRPLENARAEMPGFDLAGVNDLAGTDEGQGPDFTRALGDRDRSRAAVLLAHQPVVIHDAVRHGVDLQLSGHTHGGQLWPGSLIAELANPTVAGLERYGDTQLYVSRGAGAWGPPVRVGAPSDITVVELASSQA, encoded by the coding sequence ATCGTCATCCCCCTCGTCTGGATCGCCCTGCTGACGGCGTTCGGCGCGCTTCACCTGTACGCCTGGCGCCGTCTCGTACGCGACACGACACTCCCGGGCTCGCTCCTGCGGCGGGCCGGAAGCTCTGTCTTCGTGGCCGGGCCGCTGCTGACCGTCGGCGCCCTGGCAGCCGAGACGAGAGCCCCGTTCCTCCTCGAACGGAGCCTTGCCTGGCCCGGATACCTGTGGATGGCGCTGTTCCTGTACCTCGTGCTCGCACTGCTCGCGGGCGAGGCCGTCCGACCTGTGCTGCGGCGCCTCCTCGTACGACGGGACACCGGCACGCACGAGGACACCCCAGTGGCGGTGGGGACTGCCGCCGCCCAGCCCGGCGGGTCCAGGGCAGATCGGAACCCGGAACTCGTCGCCTCCGCGCAGCCCAGGCTGGTGACGGACGCGCACGGCGGGTCCGGAACCGTCGCTCCGGACATCGCGGCACCCGAAACCGTGGCGGAGCGCCCGCGTACGCCTGAGGCCGGATCCCCGCCGCGCTCCGGAACGGCGACTACCTCGCGTCGTCTGTTCGTCTCCCGCGTCGTGGGCGGTACCGCTGCGGCCGTCGCCGTCGGCACCGTCGGCCGTGGTACGTACAGCGTGCTCCGCGGCCCCAAGGTGAAGCGCCTCACGGTTCCGCTGGCCAAACTCCCCCGCAGCGCACACGGGTTCAGGATCGCCTTGGTCAGCGACATCCACCTCGGCCCGGTTCTGGGCCGCGGTTTCGCCCAGCGTGTCGTCGACACGATCAACGCCACCCAGCCCGACCTCATCGCTGTCGTCGGCGACCTGGTAGACGGCAGCGTCGAGGACCTCGGCCGGGCCGCCGAACCCCTTTCACAGCTGCGAGCGCGCCACGGAGCGTTCTTCGTCACCGGCAACCACGAGTACTTCTCCGGCGCCGAGCAATGGGTCGAGAAAGTGCGGGACCTGGGGTTGCGGCCGCTGGAGAACGCCCGCGCGGAAATGCCGGGCTTCGACCTGGCGGGTGTCAACGACCTGGCCGGCACGGATGAGGGCCAGGGCCCTGATTTCACCCGGGCCCTCGGCGACCGCGACCGCTCCCGCGCCGCCGTCCTCCTCGCCCATCAGCCCGTCGTCATCCACGACGCTGTGCGTCACGGCGTCGATCTCCAGTTGTCCGGCCATACCCACGGCGGCCAGCTGTGGCCCGGCAGCCTCATCGCCGAACTCGCGAACCCGACGGTCGCCGGCCTGGAACGCTACGGCGACACCCAGCTCTACGTCAGCCGCGGCGCCGGAGCCTGGGGCCCGCCGGTCCGCGTAGGCGCGCCCTCGGACATCACTGTTGTTGAACTCGCCTCGAGTCAGGCCTGA